The nucleotide sequence GTAGCAGTCTCAACGGCTCTGGCATCCGGTGGTGGCGAGCGAGAGGTCTATTCGTTCCCCTCGACAACGGTTCTTACCACTCCCTCACCTCCGGCCTCTCCTTTACTTGCGCCGTGAATGCTAGCAGCTCCGTACGATGTTGGGGACCTCATGGCAATCGTATCGAAACCGCCTTCGCGCCTTACAACATATCGAGCATATACGCCGGCGATTCCGACGCTTGCGGCATCGGCACCGACGGTCGTGTGATATGCAGCAACAACTCCCTATGGCCTCCTTCCCTTGGATCAGCGTTCGAGTTCAGTAGCTTCGCGATAGGTTCGAGCCACGCCTGCGCTGTCAGGCGAACTGGCGGCACGGTGGTCTGCTGGGAACGAGACACGCGCCGTGAGTACGCACCAGTGAACACGACTGCCTTCCAGTTAATCGTCGCCGGTGGCAATCTTACCTGCGGCCTAACGACGGCGAACTTTGGTGTGCTTTTTTGCTGGGGAACGAACAGTAGCAACCTTGAGGTGAGGAGGCTTCCTTTCTCAGATCTTCTACCTGGAATTTGCACATCCAACGAGAGTTCTTGCAGTTGCGGGCTGTTCCCCAATTCGGGAACCCTGTGCTCGGGTTCTGGAGTTATATGCAATCGCTGCGATAatcaaactcaacaatcaacCCCGCCTCCTCTACTTCCGCCACAGCCGTCGCCGCCGCCTCCTTCATCCTCTTCAAGGGGGATTAATAGGGGGTGGCTAGCGTTCGCAATCATTGGGTCGGTCGGTACATTTGCTGGCTTCTGCTCCATCGTCTACTGCATATGGCTTGGTATTTGCAGGCGCAAGAAAGTCCACAACTCCGTTCAACCAACGATTATAGCCGCAGCAAACGGGGGACCTCACACAGGGCATTCCTCTGCGGCGGGCGGCCTATCAACGAGCCCCTTCGGGTCGCCTTCCGCTTCGCGGTCACGAATCTTCCGGCGCCAGGGTTCGCGGGTGATGAGACGGCAGAGGAGCGGTCCGTCCTCGTTTAAGGACCGGGCGGAGGAGTTCAGCTTCGTGGAGCTCGCCGCCGCCACCAACAACTTCTCCTTCGAGACCAAAATCGGGGGCGGCAGCTTCGGCACCGTGTATAAGGGGAAGCTTGCCGACGGGCGGGAGGTAGCGATCAAGCGGAGCGAGTCGGGGCCGCGGACGAAGAGGTTCCAGGATAAGGAGAGCGCTTTCCAGTCGGAGCTTGCCTTCCTCTCTCGCCTCCACCACAAGCATCTGGTGGCCTTGGTGGGCTActgcgaggaggaggaggagcgccTCCTGGTCTACGAGTACATGAAAAATGGAGCTCTCTACGACCATCTCCACCCGAAGAACGGCGAAGAGTCCAGCGTATTGAACTCGTGGAAGATGAGAATCAAGGTGCTCCTCGACGCGGCGCGGGGGATAGAGTACCTCCACAGCTACGCCGTGCCGCCGATCATACACCGCGACATCAAGTCCTCCAACATTTTGCTCGACGCTAACTGGGTGGCCCGGGTGTCGGACTTCGGCCTCTCCATGATGGGGCCAGAGACCGAGGGCGGCCATCTCTCGACGAGGGCGGCGGGCACCGTCGGTTACATGGACCCCGAGTACTACGGCTTCCAGCATTTGACCGTCAAAAGCGACGTCTACGGCCTCGGAGTCGTGATGCTCGAGGTCCTCACCGGCCGGAGGGCCATCTTCAAGGACGATGACGGGAATCCGACCAGCGTCGTCGATTACGCCGTGCCTTTCGTTTTAGCCGGTGATGTCGGTCCGGTGCTCGACGTGCGAATCGAGCTCCCGTCGCTGCAGGAGGCCGAGGCGGTGGAGCTGGTGGCCTACACCGCCGTCCACTGCGTCAACCTCGAAGGCAAGGAGCGACCGAGCATGACCGACATCGTCGCCAATCTCGAGAGCGCGCTGGCTCTCTGCGAGGAGGGTCATGACGGCATTTCCAGTGCCAGCATCTCTCTTGCTTCGGTAGATTGAgcttaaaaatatgatttttccCCTCGATTCTtcatttaaattttgtatatgtTTATTCCTTCTTCTAATCTGTAAATGCATTCTTCCAATTTCATAGTTTTTTTTAGACATGAAAAGATTTCAGAATTGAACAAGAGGAGTACCAACATCTGTTCCATGATTCGCAAATTGCAACTCCACTGTTCTGTTCTTTGTTGTAGGGCTGAAGGGAAGACAAAGAAGTTTGCTTCAGAAAGAgttgaaaagttgtggaaaagtATCCTTTTCAATCCTTAGTTTGAATGCTCGCGTTGACTGTAGTAGCCTCTTCCAGACTTCACACATTTTTTCTCCAGCTTGAACTTGAAGGCTGATTTATCTCCCCCCGCTAGATAGCAAAAGGTCAGTTTGATTTCTATTCTTCCAAGTTTGACTTCAAACTTCCGTGTTTGTGGCTCTTGAATCTTTATCAAATGCTTTGTTAAACTAATTCAAAGTTATTTCCTTTTGCTGAAAATTCTTGTCTATGACTGAATTGGTTGTTGATACAAGGTAGGAAATCTCacattatacaaatattcttaatataaaatttctacTTTAATTACTAGTTTACAGCCCTACCTACAATAAGAATACATCTCcctcatacaaaacaaaacaaagcaAAGTGACAGCGCAAGCTCCACCGTGACACACACATTTCGTTCTATAATCAAACTATCAAACAAAGCAGGTAAAACTTTCTGGTTGATTCTGCAAACATTTTGTCTCTACATCTTCTCCTCTTTTGCCTTCATAACTtcaccttttttaaaaaaaaaaaaaaaaaggagaagaatACAATGTTAAGAAAGGTTTTGATCCCCCTTATTTAATTTTGGTGGGTCTcgattgttttattttccttccAAATTAAGAACTTCCGTCAACTTTATGATGTTCAAGTATTGAATTTGTTCTTCATTAAGTATTAAATTAGCAACCGAATCATTAATTTCATCGTTAAATTAATGATAGAATATTAATTTAGTAGCTAAAATAGTAACGGATTTTGTTACTATTTTAGCATCCGAATTAATTTTGGTCATTAATTTAATGATGGAGTTAATTTCGTTAGCTATTTCGTTAATTCCCTCTATTGCTTTCCCAAATTCCTGCTGTTTATCACTTCCCGGTCACTTTCCCTTCCTGATGAAATATTAATTCTATTGCTATGTTAGCAAGCGAATATTAATTCAGTCTAAAAGaattaaattttgatcattaAATTAGGGATTAGAAATTTGGTCGCTAATTCCCTTTGTTACTTTCCCAAATTCCCATTGTTCGTCACTTCCCCATCACCTTCCCTATCTGCGGCCTCACGAGGCCTGGAGGCCGCGCCATTTCAAAGCAATTGAACCAAACCTAAACTGGTCGAACCATGGATCACATTGCGAGGCCGAAGGCAAACAAAGAGAAAGTTTCAAAAGTGAGCACTGATCTAGAACAAAAGTGAAGCTGGGAAGGGGGAAGAAAATATATGCTCATCGTCGGGCTCCTTGGTTCGAGCCCATCTTGCTTCCTAGTTGCATTCCtaatgttgaataagtgtgaatggagaagaagagaagaagttcTATTGTgtatgagactttagtcccacattgggagtttcttggcatttttgttgatttatattgattcacatacattaagGATATGAACAAATACATTGGGAGATGTTCTCTCTCATGTGTGGGTGTGCAGGGGGTGCAAATGTGCAAGAGCTTGTTTTTAACGCAGAATCAAAACGGGCaagtatcctgggaaacagacgacccgagtaaacctcgaagcacagtcggaggtgggcgaatctgtttcaaggaaactgctactCGCAGGCCTTGGTCAGCTTGTCCCGACCTTACTGTCTGGTCTTCCTTTCTGCAGACCTGGTAATTCTGCTTTACAGACCTAATCTTCTTTATGCAAACCTGGTCATTCTGTTCTGCAGACTTGGTCATCCATTCTGTAGACCTGCTGCTCTGGTCTGCCACTCTGCAGATCTGTTCTGCTGCTCTTCTGCTTTGCAGACTTGGCCTGTCGTTCTGGtctaccgctctgcagacctgctctaccGCTTTGCAGACCTGCCCTGTCGCTTAGCTCTGCTGCGTTACGAAAATCAACccttgctggcagcctgagattatctgctcaggtcatttcgactgtaagttgaatttaaattccgtgtaaattttaaattcaactaagtcccTTAAAATCTCCGACAACAAATTATTTGTATTGTCTAACACCTAAATCGTACCCTCTTGCCTCGATTACCCGACTAAGTTCTTTTGAGAAACGATGGAGGATTCCGGTCACTAGAGAGTTCCTTGTGTCTAGGGCTATTTTTTCTGGAGTGGGGCTGTTGTAGGACGACACAGACCCTTCGTTAGGAAAAATGGCAAGTGGAACGGGAGCTAATTGTTGGAGGTTACTGCACGTGGCAGTTACTTCAAGATAGTGCAGTGCTTGCACACAGTGTATTTTCTGCACTTACTGCACGTAGTGCAGTTGCGAAAAAACTGCTGAGATGCTCCCTGTATATGGCATCCAAGTGATGCACAAAAGATATTGATGCACTTAAGAATTTTAAGCAAGAAGAACATCCATAGATTAGGAGGGATTTGGTTCGTAAAACTTTCAAGAAAAGTTCGTCATAATCGTATTTGTGATGGCAAGTGCAAACGAGAATAAACAAGAAGAATCAAGATCTGCGGGAGATCATTGTAAGTTTACAAGTTACAGACTCCACTTTGTATGTTATATGTCATGTATCTAGAATTTATCAAAGTAATTTGGAGAAATCAAGCTGATTATGTTAACTCAAGATAATTTGACATCCATAAATTTAACCTTACGAAAATGCATAATTAGCTATAACCCATATACTTAACTAAGTGTCTTCTAAATCTATTCCATATGAACATTGAATTGAGACCTTGGAGTTTAGCTGCTTATATTCATGATAAAACtcacaaatatgaaaaattaggacTCATAGGTAAAAAGTGTATTTTTATAAGGTATTCGGATATTTCTAAGGGTTATGTCTATTGGGTTGCAAGATTGCAAGTAAAGTCCCACGTTGAaaatacatgagaaagatcatataTTTATAggggaaagatatcttcattgataTGAAACCTTTTGGGCAGAGTTCAAAaacaaaaccatgaggacttagatctaaaatggacaatatcatgccattatgaagatatctaaattcattttggtcctaacaatgccTTCATTGGTGAGTAACAAGATGAAATCATCTATGAAATAGAGTCAAAAGATATTACTTTTCTCAAAACTgagttgataagacaatttttTTATTTGCAATAGAGGagaaggataatgttcctttataaTGGACAAGGTATCACAAGAGATAATTAATAGGATGATTTCTCAATAATTCTACGAAGAAGTAGTCGTAAGATTATTCCtcagagaaggtttgatattgagaatgagacattaaTGATTTTTCCAATTGACGATAAGGAACCTTAAACGATTGAGGAAGTATTAAGATGCTCAgttaaagaaaaatggaaaattaaatggACAAGGAAATGAAGtttatgagaaagaatcaagtttgagatttagtcaaTTGTCTTTCGGGCCAAatggctattgggaataagtggattttcaaaattaagaggAAAGTAGATGGATCAAGCATTAAGATGCTCAgttaaagaaaaatggaaaattaaatggatgaggaaatgaagtttatgagaaagaatcaagtttgagatttagtcgatcGTCTTTCGGGCCAAAtgactattgggaataagtggattctcaaaattaaGAGGAAAGTAGATGGATTGATTAATCAATACAAAGCTCGGCTGGTTACAAATGGATATACCCAAATAGAGGGTATcgattttgaaaagatattttcccttattgtgaagtttgtgtcaatacgtgtcatcttaGCTATAGTAACacattttgacttagaagtatATCAGATGGACATAAAAAAGTCTTTCTTTAATCGTAATTTTGATGAGAAAATCTATGTGACACAATCAGAAGGTTAAATTATCGAAGACCAAGAGAATAAAGTATATATATGCGCGCTTGCGCTAAAATAAGTgtcaagatatatatatatatatatatatatatatatatatatatatatatatatatatatatatatatatatatatatatatatgcgctAGCGCTAAAATAAGTGTCAagataatggaacataagatttaatgaagtcattttattttatagttttgaaatgatcaatgaggatcattgtgtttacctaagaaaggagaaaggaaagTTGGTCAtgttatcattatatgttgatgatatgaagTTTGTAATAGAATTCAAATAatgactttcatcacaatttgacataatagatataggAGAAactgagtacatcttaggagtaaagATTATTAGAAAtcgatcaaaaatatttttggtttGTATCAAGAagtttatatcactaagatgctacaatacttcaatatgtcagatttcAACATTAAACAAACACTTGTAGTGAGagatactattttgagcaaaagtatatATCCCAAGACTTTTGAAGAAATagtcgaaatgaagaaaaaaccatATGTAGTATCGTtgatagtttgatgtacactatataTGTTGTGTACTTGTCCTGATATTATCTATGTTATTGGCTTAGTTAGCCGTTTCAGTCAAACCCAAGATCAAGATACTAAAAAGCGGTGAAAAGGATATTTAAATATCTCAAAGGGACAACAGATTATTATTTCTGTTTCTAAGGATCAAATATAAGCTTGAAGCGACATACAACTGTAGATTTGGCAAGATACCTTGATAACataaaatccacatctggctatatcttcttgctgaatggtggcaccATCTCATAGAACAACAAAAAACATGCTTGTGTAGCACTGCCAACaatagaagctaagtatgtgtCTTGCACAGTGGCTATGCAAGAAGTTGTCTGGTTAAGAAGATTCCTGAAGTATCTGAAAATTGGTGAGAACAGTGGGAGTCTAGTTGCAGTGTACTATGATAATCAAGTTGCTATAGATTTtttcaaggatcccaaatattacagcaaaggcaaacatatagaaattaagcaTAATTTTATAAGGGTTATTGTTGACAataaaaagataattcttgaATATATCCCTAAACGTGCTATGCTTGTAGATCTTTTtattaagtcattgactaaagagttatTTTAAGGATATGTAAAGTCTTTGTGACTTCATAGAATGTAATACTTTGTAAAGACAATTAGatatatgaaaatgttatgatatattcagtgtatatgtcgtTGTTACATTTTTAGAAAAAGTCTCAATGAGCATGTTGACAGATGGATATTGGTCCGCTCACATGGATAATAATCTCtatttattaagtataaatagaggtaatacTATTATTTATGGGAAAAGTTATGTAGTTTTGAATaaagacatacccataagttggattgttttgatagttgtgtcaagatgagatcatttatgtattgATAATGATAGGAgtaatgaacccaccatttactaaacctgttAAAGGCTAGATTGGAATTCATGAGTTGAATTTATGATTAGacattatgttggatcgagactcaTGTGAGAGGTGGGGTGAATCacgtagttttgaaaaataaatcttttaattttaaaatcaaagtaaaTAAGCACAACGGAAATAAGAACAAAAACAGACAAGGACAAGAACACaagcgattttacttggttcggagccttcggtgactcctactacAAGACTCAGGTCTCACaaatctatcgatgggtaatccactaataacctTTTCTAGAACCGCCCGAAGAGGGGATTGAGTACAAAAAGAATAGGACAAAGTGTAACATactacatttttcttttttacaaTATTTAAGTATAATATTGAAActcgttacccaacactttcgAAGATGACCGGATCTCACTTGGTGTTGGATGGCTTCTCAGCGACACTCGAAAGCAATAACGTTGTAATGGAGCAACAGCAAGAAGCCGGAGCAGTCGGAACTTCAAATGGATGCGTAGAAACTCGTAGAAGAGTTGGTGAAGAAGGCTTGGTCGAGCATCACCTTATGgagtgtggaaggcgccttccataacctTGAAGACTCCTCTAATGTGCAAAATATGATCCCAAACTGCTCGCTCCTTATCGTCGACGAAGTCTGTTTTTAtctgttggaaggcgccttctaaacCTTCGAAagtgccttctatgaacagtactcaaggcgccttccgtcacttggaaggtgccttgagtactattcatccgaggcctTTTATACTCCCTTTGCCTTGAAAATATGTTAGTCTAACATAAACATATTTAACCTGCAAAataaggttagcacaataatgatatgattaatttatgacttagactctGTCCTCTAGACCAGGATTTAGTCAGagtcttaatttaagtttttaaaatgaacctaaattggatagacacctactgtcccctcaatcgGGATGCGTCTTCatagagtcactctcctccagtgacttacctccattTACCTGTCAAACATCTGATTTTTCAGACATATTTGTACTTTCTCTAGCCTTGCTTAGTATCTGACCAAGTTGATCTACTAAAACTTACCTGTCAATCCTTCGGTTATGACTTACCCTTGTTAGTCATccagtcctgactagacttttctcttccaaacatcaagtcctgtttgaatTAACCCTTAGTCAAATTGATCAGacttaggtacattgtcaaacatcaaaaccataaaggtcgattgcactaataatctcccccttaatccactaataacctcttTCAGAATCGCCGGAAGAGAGGATCGAGTACAAAAAGAATAGGATAAAGTGTAATACGTTACACTTTTCTTTTTGCAATATTTAAGAACAATATTGAAACTCGTTAGCCAACACTTTTGAAGATGACCGGATTGCGCTCGGTGTTGTACGACTTCTCAGTGATAGTCGGACGCAACAACGTCGTAGCAGAGCAATAACAGAAAGTCGAAGCAGTTGGAACTTCAAATGGACACGTAGAAGCTCGTAGAAGAGTTGGTGAAGAAGGCTTGGTCGAGCAATACCTTTATAGAgcgtggaaggtgccttccatagccttgaaggcgcctccaatgtacAAAATCTGATTCCAAACAACTCGCTTCTTATCATCGATGAAGTTTGTTTTTATCCGCCTTCCAAGCCTTCAAAGACGCCTTCTATAAATAGTACTTAAGGTGCCTCCGTCGCCTGGAAGGCGCCTATGGTACTGTTCACTTGAGGCCTTTTATCCTTCCTTTGCCTTGTTAAATGTATTAGTccaacataaaaatatttaacctacaaaataaagttagcacaataatgatatgattaatttatgacttagaccctatcctccagatcaggatctagtcaaagtctcaatttaagtttttgaaatggacctaaattggaccgacgcctactgtcccctcaatcgAGATACGTCTTCACAgagtcactctccttcagtgacttacctccactttgttggtgcaatattccttaggtcaaggttgacttggttgactaagcttgagatggctcaagcttgagtcttgatgtttaggtttcgatgtttgataatacatgaagattgataatacatggagattgcaagtgcaatcgttcatttggaaagtttgttggtacaattctcctctggtcaaggttggccagttagatgtgaagaagagtcaagtaggtcaagactgactggatacttaactgagaagtcctggtgagtgaagccaggtagttggaaaatcttggtgagtgaagccaggtgaaaggcctagtgagtgaagctaggcagaggagaagtcctggtgagtgaagccaggtgaaagactaaaacttctaagaggtctaagaaagtcattaagaatgtcacaagggaagcaatccctagaattgatctagaaaaggtgaccaaggcttctaagaagcctaacaaggtcattaggaaggtatctagggaagttatccctagtgagtacctagagcatccaaggagtaccaataggttttgggtttctaggaatattttctctaccccttagatgagttagagagtgtcaactctaattggaagggtagttaacccaactttgatgaagttgacactcgaagagcattttcaaggttattattaacctttgaaaatgaagtggattttcatttactcttaaaagagtaaaatgtgccataatttgaaaatttcgatttattttaaattggcacaaattgagaaaacataagaaataccaagtggggattttggtattttctcaGGGATTTTCTCTTTGgacgagtaaaatgtgccaaagatTTGAGGattatacttaattttaattggcacaatttaatcatgggataaagaaatgccaatttggattttggcattttcatgagtagataaggggcaatctaggattaattttaggtttagctaaggatttaaggacacttagatagataatctaggtactttatttaagcgaaactaccatgctttgtttgcccatcatatgtcatgccATCATCATTGCATTTAtgtttcatttgaaaaatacaaaaataccatgtcatgtcatacatacatcatgtagttctagcgaattttcttttgaaaattatttgttttgatgtatgccatagcacatcatgcattatttttaattccttgcaattaaggaaaatgacatttactaacaagtaacatcctaggtggatgtttaaaatctcaaaatgcctagatagaaatgcatgatccctagtttagggcaaaactaaactttacatctcacaaaaacttataaggtgacttgtatgtgttttagtgcacattagataaaagtgagatgttaggatgatgaacaaaactcaagatgttgatttagcaCATCTAGTTGAGTTtaaggttcatcaaaacacatagttatgtgttttccaatcattgggaaaactaatgtacaagtcatgtgcattgagcctaaagaatatggttggatattggttttgaaaatcatttaaaaatgcttttggaaaaccatggtgaaggctatcttttgatagtaatcatcattgaaaagttagacacaaacttgaagaaaatattgaagtttttgcaagttttcaagtttgtgtcaatatttgaaaataagaaatattttcatagaaaactattttttcatgatagtgtataccctaagtaatgtctacatgaattttcacgatttttagaattttgtagaatttttggggagtttttgAAAATCACTGAAATTTAATTTCAGATTTTCAGACCTTCAATTGATCACCCGATcaattgaagtgcctcaatcgatcgggcgatcgattgagaaggtgtTTTACGCGAACAGAAACTcagtggattgatccaccgattgatccacactgcttcaatcgatccattgatcgattgaagtgctgaATTTGGCTGGGAAAGCATGTTTTCAGCATTTTAGATCATGTTGAGTCTAGGTAACAATTCCTaacacatttgtatatatttagggggagttttcatgatgaaaacaagattggattggttaaggaagactaagtagaagtttaggttgaggtttggttttattattgaatttttaaacctcaaaacttctacatttttggtttcctaaagatttagggattccaagtcattgttagtgcaatgacagaagttacgtgcatgtctttagggggagtcactctttaaggacatggaaCTAATTTTTTGACaccattgaaggtggttaaaccttcgttttagaaaaacaatgctcaaggttgagtgttgaaaaataatggagagtggataacTTCATTGTAGGCttatgaatgctctaggatgagcatcataacATGGAATAATGCTCCAGGGTCAGCATTtaatacaatgaagggtatgagaccttcattgttggataaGTTAACGCTCAAGGGTGAGCGTTGAAGATAATAAAGGGTATAAGACTttcattatggtgttgtgaacaatgagtgaagttgtgaacaacggtgagtaactcttcagggggagagttctttttgatgtatgccaatagggggagaatgtagggtttaagttagaccttcattacctaaagagggagtttgccctctaggaaagggggagaatgaaggaaaccctcattcttgccttggcatgaaggaagttgaggctatgtgattagcctaacttaaaggtattgtcaaacatcaaaaagagggagattgttggtgcaatattccctaggtcaaggttgacctagttgactaacCTTGAGataactcaagcttgagtcttgatgtttggacttcgatatttgacaatacatagagattgataat is from Zingiber officinale cultivar Zhangliang chromosome 7B, Zo_v1.1, whole genome shotgun sequence and encodes:
- the LOC122006793 gene encoding putative serine/threonine-protein kinase-like protein CCR3, with product MSLLSAAAAAAAVAVAVTLSVVLAPAPAGATGSASTIAIVADYRIVCGVSSGSVRSVRCARPGDGASSFPIMPNISFRSISGGSATLCGLRDDGAAFFCWNASDSSSSGLRPKRVYNGPSALEELAVGGAQIAGSSLNGSGIRWWRARGLFVPLDNGSYHSLTSGLSFTCAVNASSSVRCWGPHGNRIETAFAPYNISSIYAGDSDACGIGTDGRVICSNNSLWPPSLGSAFEFSSFAIGSSHACAVRRTGGTVVCWERDTRREYAPVNTTAFQLIVAGGNLTCGLTTANFGVLFCWGTNSSNLEVRRLPFSDLLPGICTSNESSCSCGLFPNSGTLCSGSGVICNRCDNQTQQSTPPPLLPPQPSPPPPSSSSRGINRGWLAFAIIGSVGTFAGFCSIVYCIWLGICRRKKVHNSVQPTIIAAANGGPHTGHSSAAGGLSTSPFGSPSASRSRIFRRQGSRVMRRQRSGPSSFKDRAEEFSFVELAAATNNFSFETKIGGGSFGTVYKGKLADGREVAIKRSESGPRTKRFQDKESAFQSELAFLSRLHHKHLVALVGYCEEEEERLLVYEYMKNGALYDHLHPKNGEESSVLNSWKMRIKVLLDAARGIEYLHSYAVPPIIHRDIKSSNILLDANWVARVSDFGLSMMGPETEGGHLSTRAAGTVGYMDPEYYGFQHLTVKSDVYGLGVVMLEVLTGRRAIFKDDDGNPTSVVDYAVPFVLAGDVGPVLDVRIELPSLQEAEAVELVAYTAVHCVNLEGKERPSMTDIVANLESALALCEEGHDGISSASISLASVD